TCACGAACTTGACATTATTAAACGTTTTAGCCGCATTACTAGAAGTAAAGAGAGACGTACGAAGAAAGTAGAAAATAACTAACGACTCGTCTGGAATCTAAACCGTCCTCTTAATGACTTCCATGAGTTTTCAACAGAAAAACAGCTATGATTGAAGCCACAGCAAGTGATCAGAAGCAGAGACGATGATCCCTCTGTCCTCTGTAACATTATTCCTTTGGATAATacaagttaaaaggcatttcccaTAATTCTCAATtcttatatacttttatatgcaaacccctgGAAACACCGCAAGCCTGGATCAACTGActtagacatacaaaccctgtatatGGAAACCTAGCAGATTAGATATACCggatttgcttgattataagacgaccccccaaatctaaatattaatttaggaaaaaaatgaaaaaacctgaatataagacttccCTATATgaagaaagttttactagtaaatattaattcatgtaaactattttttcatatttaataaaagctgtgattgagaaaaatattttttttgtttttaattctttttatttgcaaacctgccccccccagttatgcacatctgcccccaggcttgccactctgcccccctaaatgccttataccccccatatgccactctgcttccctgatatgcctttaaccctctatatgccactctgcctccagaaatgccttataccctcctatatgccactgtgccccatgatatgccttttaaccctctatatgccgcTCCAACCGTCGAAGTCAGGGCAGCATCAAGGCGAGTCGCGGCAGGGAGCGGAGGAAACAGGAAACTTTTTCATTAGCAACCGCTCATACACAGTTTTCTTTTGGTGAATTGATTTGGGACAAGAAAATATTATCCCTTTTCCACATTAATGTTTTGCAATATGTTTATGTTCTGTCATCTTTTTGAGCCAAAAATATGTGATATTTGCAGAAATTGCAGCGACAACCAAATGATGATAAAACCACGATCCACGTTCTATGCTATGTTTTTAGTCGGGGTAAATAGAATTCACTATTATTATAGATTAGACATTTTACTTTGAATGTTTTCCTTTAATTGCATGCAGTGATCACTATATGTACAGCAAAAGCAAATTCATATTCtaattcaaaattaaatattctaGAGAAGCAGTGAATTCATTTTTGGGTTATTAATattacacagtttttttttttatttagtttgaaAACAGACCCAAGTCCATCAAGGTCAACATTTTAtcttccttcctgcttttgatccaaaagaaggcaaaaaaaacccatcacaTGAAGCTGTTTTTTCAGATTGTGGATATTCTATCATTTCTAGTTATGTATGTTcagttttttcccttttttgaaggcatccgttgtatctgatagtatctgcccttggcagtgaattccgtaACTTCACGGTCCTCACTTTATTTTGTATGAAATCTTCCTTCTTCACACCTCAAAGGACAACGTCTTGTTCTTTGTaggtttctgttaatgaacaggtcactgcaGAACTCTTTATATTGGTCCCGCACATAATTATAAAACGTTATGGTTAGACTCGTGTATTCATATTCAGGAGAACATTAAAACAACCAGGAATGGAGCtttttcgttgttcaaaccaAATACAGAATAACCTAATATGATGGCCGGTAAACGTACACAAAGATGAAgaagcacaacacaaagaatcttcgttaATATCTCCTAGTTCATGTCCCTGGTTCTTTCCtccccatacaagtcactggctgcagcctaccttgtctacccagcatcacaggggttaacgggaacaGGAATCTGTAGGATATTGCTAGGAGTTAAAAGAGGGTAAGAGCGACTacattggtcgccggcaggtgCCTCCTCTGACAACCGCCAATAATGGGCAGTTGTCCTTCATTGGTtggtgccagaggaggcccctgtcagtgaccaatagagccgctcgtacagacctttaactgctgaaacctccccaggccaagtttctacgtcaggagttaaaggtccatataagtgactctattggtcaccgtcAGGATTCtgctctggcatcaaccaatgaagggtaGCTGCCCTTgattggttaatgccagaggagctcggtgccagcaaccaatagagtttgcaccttttctagttccataatgtcctttctAAGGACCGGTGCCCTGAATTGCATCTCATATtaaaggtgaggtcttaccattgacttaTAAAAAGGCGATTCCTCTTCCTGTGAATCAGTACCCTGTTTTATACATGTCGATATCTTATTGGCCTTTGCAGGCTGTTGGACGGAAGGTCTCAATGTTTCACAACCTCTTAGTCTCCCCCCTTAGTTGGAAAACGAGAACCACACACTCTGCAAGAGTCATCAAAGGGTATAAGTGAAATCTTTACTGAAACTTAGCACACATGATCACTAAATATTCAATATTAACAATATCGCTAACGCCAAATGTGTTTCGTGGGATCCGCCGACTTCCTCAATTACAAATACGAAATACAAATGTGCTATAATTCCCAatatatatcctcccccccCAATAATCCAATGCCGTCCGAGTCCTACATGTTACAGCAAACATTATCATAATCCCCCAACAGAGGTTCGCCATTGGGCTAACTCACCGAAAAGGTGCATTGGATAATTTACAGCCAGCCCAGTATCTCCCCTTCAGGCCAATGCTGTATCTGCCACGAGCAGGGGCATAAATAGAAACCACCGGGTCCTGGTGCATAAAATACCCCTGAAACAACGttaacaactggtctgtgccttctttgccccccttccaacatacaacatatgtaaacacacttacacaaattacacacgcttactcatactcacactccatctcaccccactcacacatacatgctcacagacataactacacatccatgctcatacacacacaattacacatccatgctcacacacacacaattacacatccatgctcatacacacacaagtacacatccatacatgTACCCCACTCCTGTCCCCACTTACTTCTCACCGCTCCGGTAAGCTTTCCCTCTGGTTGCTCGCGTTTCACCATTTCACGTTTCTGTCTCCTTGTGCCattttcaaaatagtttagaaaggaccTGGATGGTGCGGCCCAAACCAGAAGGGctctttgtaaacaattttgaacaggTACGAGGAGACAGAAAGTCGTAGGAGTAGTAGTAGCAGGGCACTGAGCTTGCGCAGACAGTCCGTGGAAAAGGACTGAATTTCtccaatattataaataatacatattacatcgtcaccaatatttattatcaCCAGTATTTATTATCACCAATATGTTTTTATCAATGTAGGGTAATAGAtgatatgagaaaaaaaaaataataaaaataaacgcgTCCACAAATGACAGGTTTGATATAAATGGCCAACTGTGTCACTCAACTAAACTCCACTCAGGAACAGAGGAAGAAAATGTTGGCTGCCGTCCCTGTAATCACTACAGTAATCACTACAACGTCTCCAATCCCCCCCGCAACagcacattttctgcactaaataaactattcattaacatgcAGTATTCTATATGAGTAACGAGCATCagtctcagcctctgctaagctaactgtcaccgtctcacactccaactcccatcagtctaTAACTGCCGCTACTGAAGCTAAAATGACGTCAGCGCACTCATATATCTAACACTTGTCCCGTCCCCTTTTAAATTCTGATTCACCAGTAAACCGTACTGTCACACCTACCTGTCCGGCCGGGGTCCCACGGCGTTCCTCGAGCAGGCACGCCTTCCAGCCGCTGACAGCTCTCCTCGGGCTGCCGCAGCATATCAGCGGCGATCGGAGAAACGATCTGCCGCTACATGCTCGCGGCAACCGACCAgtacctcttctgcctgtgtggcgcTGCCGCGTCGCTCGTGGCGGCAACACAGGCAGAGAGGACCTTGTAGTTTAGCCGCCGCAGGCATGCCGGCGGCGATCAAGTGTTTGATCGCCGCTGCATGTCCACGGAGTTGGTTTTACCTCCCCTGCCTGTGTGGCTCTTCCGCGTCTTTCGCGGAGGTAACACAGGCAGGAAGTTATGTTTTGTTGCCATCGCGACGACGCTATTTGCGCCGGTCGCGATGACATCATTTTACCTGATCTCCCGCCATTGGCTCTATTTAAACCTTCCTGGTTCCTTGTTTCCTTGCCTGTTCAACGAGTCCATGTTAATGTTCTCTGGGTGTTCTTGCTTATTGATTGATCTccacgtgtaccagacctcggctttTGTTCTTCTGACCTTGATCCTGCGCTGCTCGTCTCGACCTCGGCTTTTGTATTGACcacgctcctgtgctgcctgtctCGATCCCGGCTTGTTTATCGGATATTCTCGCCATTCCTGCATCGTGGGTCCATCACCTGTGGTGCCTGATCCGGCGTAACACGTACTAGAAGAATTCCGTTTTTAGGAATTAAATCTTTTTAGGAATCTTGTAACTTATTTTTGTACAGTTGCTACAATGAAAAcatcatttgtttcatttttgttgtTCTTGTTGTTTCATTGTTACCAATACTTTTAAGATTCACAACTCTCTTATAAATTACCCGGGGTCTATCCggcaatatatttttcaacaaTTCATCTTGTAATAATATACGCCAATATTTTGTTAAggtcttttttaataataacaacttGAGAAATATAATGTGTCATAAACTTGAGATTTAAACAATTAACGCCTTTATCGTcacaatttttaattttatccaTGGCTAAATAATCTCTATTTAAAATACCGACTGTTACCAACCGTGTGATCATCTATAACAGGAGTGAAGACTCAAATATACTCACTGGGATTTAAATAAGAAGTGAATTTAATAGATGAGATGAAATCTCCATTCCAAATACGTAAAATATCATCGATATAACGTTTGGGCCCAATCTGttgtttttccagatgttttcaTTTTCCCCATCATTCATATCTAAATTTGCATAATGAGACTCAAACTTGGTACCCGGGGCCGTCCTCGTtacctgtaaataaaaaataattataatataaaataaatttaataaaaaatctcCTTGTAACGGGTTCATTCTAATTAATCATATgctgcattgttattattttttccaataaTGCATAACATTTGTAGGTATTAAACTTCATCTGCCCCTTGCCTGCCCGGCCCCACACTGTGTACCTTAAAAATTGCTTAAAAATTAGCATTAGTTTTATTCTCTATAGAAACCAGTTTCTCATTTTCAAATGTTGTCATtttaatcacctttttgcaggctttgtcaGCATGTTTGTTCTCCATAAATGatccctcgttttataatttatttttaattttatttaatttataaagtattttttcttgCATTGATTCGTAATGTCTGAGAACGGCTGAGTTTCCTCGATGTGACCTCATAGGCGATGCTGCCTTGATGCTGTCATAGTGCATAAAGCTTTACACATTCTGTACGTTCTGCTGCAGAAGTAAACAGCGTTTTCGTGCCCAGGACTGAGCATGAAGCTGTTTCTCATCGCTTTCATTATTTGGAATATTTTCACTATATCTCCGAGCGCTGGATATGGAGGTGAGTTTATCTGTTATTACAGACAATTTGGCATCAAAAGAGTTAAGGAAAACGTCCCAGATCATTACCATTAACATTACAATTTATGGAGGTTTTATAGTTTAAAACCTTATTCTGTTATCATTAACTGTTTATCCCAACTGCCCCCATTTGTACCACAGATTCCTGTCTATAACTGTCACATAGTTTAACCCTTACATTATTCTTTAacgtatataatgtatggattaCAGTAACTTATACATCCTTTTTAGTGATTTTACGTTGAATCAGAAAGCTCCCGTCtcttaaatgtctttttctttgtgtttcagTCTGTGGAAACAGACCCCTAGCGAAGGATTTCCGTGGCTCCCGCGTGGTCGGGGGGAAGGATGCGGAGCCCGGTACCTGGCCCTGGTTAGTTAGTATCCAGGACTTCAGCGACAAGCAGTATGATCATGTATGCGGAGGCGTCCTCCTGAATCCTTTGTGGGTTCTGACAGCCGCCCATTGTTTTAAGGATGTCGGCAAGTAAGTAACTTAATGGTTTTACGGGAGACCCCTTACTATCCGTCATATAATAATGGAGCGAATGGATCGCTAACAGAATGTGCTTTGGTTTATTCAGTGAATATTATTCCTGGAGACTCGTGTTTGGCGCCAACCGACTATCCAACATCGGGGGAAAGACTCAGATCAGAACCATCAAGGAGCTGATTGTACACGAGAAGTACAACCCGAAATCCCAGAGCAACGACATCGCCTTACTCAGATTAAACAAACCCATCGCGTTTAACGAGTATATTCAGCCGGCTTGTCTCCCCGCCAAACAAGCGATTCTAAGCAAAATGGACGACTGCTACGTCGCAGGCTGGGGTGCCGTCAGAGAAGGAGGTAAGCACCGCTTTAGCTATATTCACATATACATGTCTAGTGGCCCTATTGTGAGTGTGGGGGAAGGAGCATGGGGTGGGACGGGGCGGGGGGTCCTGTCTTTTCTGAGTTTTCTGAGGCCAGCGATACATTTGATAAATCTTTTTCTCTCCAGCGGAGGAATCGCCGGACGTTCTCCAGGAAGCTCCTGTGAATCTGATCCCCACGGAGCACTGCAACCGCCCGACCTGGTATAACGGACGTGTGCGAGGCTACAATCTGTGCGCGGGGTACGAACAGGGAGGCATCGATAGTTGCCAGGTAAGCCGATGTGTGGCCCTTTTTACTCAGCGAtgatacattgttaatgttttcaGCATCCTGGACACTGCTTGTTTTGTAAAACGGTGCCGAGGAACAGCTGAGATAATGGTCATTACTGACAGTCTGTATAAAGGAACGCTTTCTTTACTTCACGCAGGGGGACAGCGGAGGACCTCTGATGTGCAAGAGACAAAAAGCCAAGTTCTACATGGCGGTCGGCGTAACCAGCTGGGGCTCCGGCTGCGCCCGAAAGCAGAAACCTGGAGTTTACACCTCCACTCAGTTCTACCTTGAGTGGATCGTTGGAAAAATCTTCAAGGACCAGAAACCTGCATCCAAACCATCGGAAATGAAGGCCATGAAGAAGATCTGGCCAAAGTTAGCTGAGAAAATCAGCAAAGCTGGCATGAAAACCCCGTGATTCCCGAGAGCTCCAGAAATAGAAGATTCCATCGCATCTGAGCCGTCTCCTTACAGGAGAGAATTATTACATGCCAGCAACTTGTAGACTTGATTGACTAGattaataaaccaataaatagatATGCATCAGTAAGACGAGTCCTTTTCTTGTTCGtcgaaagtttggggtcactgaggaaatttctggctgtaacataatagcaaaagggttttctaaccatcaatcagccttttaaacttaaacttgggtcagcgaacacaacatgccattggaacccaggagtgatgggagtgataaagggccattggaacacaggagtgatgggagtgataaatggccattggaacacaggagtgatgggagtgataaatggccattggaacacaggagtgatgggagtgataatgggccattggaacacaggagtgatgggagtgataatgggccattggaacacaggagtggtgggagtgataaagggccattggaacacaggagtgatgggagtgataatgggccattggaacacaggagtgatgggagtgataatgggCCACTGTACgcttatgaagagattccattaaaaatcagccactTCCAGCTACAAAAGTAGCTTAAAACATTAACCCAATGAAATTTCAAAGTGCCCCTATATTCCCCTCTTTCTGCTGTTCTGGTCCTAATGTTGAGCAGAAATTCGCTCTGCTTTCAATTTATTCTGATTTAAAGTCTACTACACTTCCTATGGAATGATGCGTACAATGTCATCATTAGAACATGTGGGTCTAACAGTGTCTGAAGTCTCATCCATGGAGGGGTATTTATGGAGGGGTTCGATTCTTTCTTTAATCTTCTTTAGGTTTTTTTCTCATTGCCCTTCATCTGCTGCCCGCTCTTCCAGTCCCTCCATCGGcccccataccctccagaataACATTCAAACTCCTGATCCTTTCCTGTAGAGCCCTTCAGAACAAGGAGCCCCTGTTTATCTCTGCCGTTATCTTCAAACGCTCTCCTAACTGCATCTCTCCAACCTCCATGACTTCTTCCTACTTGTATCTCCGGGGTGTTGCGCATGCTGCACGGATTCTCAGGAATTCCCTGCTTGTTCTGTCAGACTCTCTCCTACTTATTCTAACGTTAAATGATCATCCTCACCAAAGCAGTCCCTCTTATTccgtctcacccccccccaatagaTTGTGAGATCCCAAGAGCGGAGccgtcttctccttctgtaacaGTATTTCTCAATGTGTGTCAATGTATAGAGTTATTTGTATATTATTGGTAATATTCTCGGCCCTTATTTAATATCTCTACAATATGTGTCAGAAGACAATAGTGTCTAGAACAGGGATGACGAATGTTTTTGGGCCCGATTTTCTGCACGaaaccaagttgcagacctcaaagtgccaacgctccatattaaacatggagaggaaGTTTTTTCGTTACAAAATTACTATAAATAACAAAGCGCATCAATTGGCCCATaaaaattatgtttgttttttaaaacatagaaaaacattATAACTATTTGGCCTCTCTATCTGCCCAAgaagaaaaacacatgaaaagagGGTCTATTTgttaaaaggattttattaaatagcaTTTGCACTGAAATGATATTAGTGGATAAGAAAAATAACTGGAGCCCAACAATCCACAGGATCAAGAACTTGACATTATTAAACTTTTTAGCAGCATTACTAGAAGTAAAGAGAGACGTACGAAGAAAGTAGAAAATAACTAACGACTCGTCTGGAATCTAAACCGTCCTCTTATTGACTTCAATGAGTTTTCAACAGAAAAACAGCTATGATTGAAGCCACAGCCAGTGATCAGAAGCAGAGACGATGATCCCTCTGTCCTCTGTAACATTATTCCTTTGGATAATacaagttaaaaggcattttccataattctcaatacttaaatacttttatatgcaaacccctgGAAACACCGCAAGCCTGGATCAACTGAATTAGACATACGAACCCTGTATATGCAGGTATACATAGTATATTAGATTTATATAACAAtagaataacacataaacccagttttgcaggtatagatcaattggaaaccATTGGTCTCCTTGCTCCAGTAGTTAAGGGTCCATACAAGCGACTCTTTTGGTCGTCGGCAGGGGCCTtccctggcatcaaccaatgaagagcagcagTCCTTCATAGGTGGGTGCCAGAGGAGCTCAGCgccagtgaccaatagagtcctttaactcctgaagcTGAAACATGGCCCAGGGAGGCTcctggagttaaaggtccgtaagagtgaCTCTACTGGTCGCTggtaggggcctcctctggcatcaaccaataaagagtCGCACATAGGGTCCTTTAACTCTCGACGCTGAAACTTACGGATCAACTCCTGGAACCACCCCAGGCCAAGATTGGGACTCAGGTGTTACAGGTCTGTACAaaggactctattggtcactggcAAGGGCCTCCTCCAACATCAACCAATGAATGACAGctgcttcttcgtcttcttgtAGGTTTCCCCGccaccatattagtttatttggtttaaaaaatgaaaacgcgAAATGTTCTcccaaatacaaatgcacaagtctagataAAACCACCTAAATTATAGGCagagatcacaggttgcacaccccaaagcatcCCCTGgagtccacattgcccacatagaacctgaccagcacccataTCACACACATAGAccatctctgtccccaaacagcccagcctgagccatttttgtctccaaacaaaccagcgtgagccatctttgcccccaaacagcatgccctgtgccatctttgtccaataaacaccttgcctgtgccatcttggtccccaaggctcaaataCCCTGCTTGTGCcgtctttgcctttccccaactAACGTAtaacatctatgatacacacaaatactCATACCGTTAGCCACTCATTCACTTTTTTCAttaacacaatcattaattctctcactcattcacacaaatcctTTACACATATTGATTAATGTATTCATACACAATTCATTCGCACATTAatgcattcattcacacaattaatcCACACGATCCACGTTCTATGCTATATTTTTAGTATGGGTAAATAGAATTCACAAACAGAGcgtatttttcttattataaatcaaacattttggTTTGAATGTTTTCCTTTAATTGCATTTCATGATCACTATTTGTATAACAAAAGCAAATTAATATTccaattcaaaaataaatattctagaGAAGCAGTGAATTCATTTTTGGGTTattacacagttttttttatttagtttgaaAACAGGCCCAAGTCCCCCCACTTGGGATGGGGGGGATTCTTTCTTGACTCCATAAGGCAAATTACAAATACGAAATCCAAATGCTCCATGTTTCCCAATAAATATCCTCACCCCCCCCACTAATCCAATGCCGTCCGAGTCCTAATCAAGACAAGATGTTGTGAATGATCCATTGTGATCTATCTCCGTCCCCATCGATATACACATCCTCACAGCTTTCCATCTCCCGGGACTACGGACGTTCGTTATTTCATCCTTTCTCATATATACGGAGACCAATTACTCGATCGGCATCATCTTTAAAACGTTGTCCAGATCTTCACATTTTGGAACCTTAATAATCAATCATTATTTGGAATAGTAAAAGGAGAAAATAAATGTGACAAAATCATTGTTCAAACTACCTATAAACGAATATAGTGTCGACATCACAATAATTAACCCTCTAAACtatataaactttttattttacatcagtATCTTGACCAATGGGTTCACAAACACCTTATACTGTACTTCATATTTAAATTCATTCAGTTTAATCATGTACTCGATGTcatagatatttatattaatcattttttttaaataaaacctattgatataaataataataataataataataataatagtgtggAATGTTCAATCTAGTTTGGTAAATAAGTGAAGTGTATGAGATGCATTCACAAGAAAACTGATCAAGGAAGCTTCATCTCAATAAAAGATTATTCTTTACTTCCACTAAATCTAAAAACATGAAACACGCCAATGTCACATGACATGACGATCATCAATCACCCAATAAAGACAAGAGACCTGCTGGATTTTGAAAATGGTCACAGATTTTATTAAACACCTGCGAAATTCATAAACGTAATAAACATcaagcatataaacatatactcaTAACCCGCAATTAGCCTCAGccaatgacatcatcattaaGTGCATAATAAATGAGCTCGCTAGCTTACTAGGACGGGACCCCCCAGGAATGCTGGCGCAGGCATACACGATACACCGGCATCCTCGCTGCACGACAGAGAAACCGATACGAACTCCCCAGGGCCATCCCATGGGAAGTCCTGCATGCAGCCGTCCGggtaacacacactccatcacccagcgtgcacattcatgctcacacacacatacagaattagacatccatgctcacacacacatgtacacgcCCATGCTTACacgcacacaagtacacatccatacatataCCCCACTCCCGTCCCCACTTACTTCTCATCGCTCTGGCAGCTCTCCCTCTGGTTGCTTGCGCACACTGCGCATGCAGCTCGCGTTCCAGCATTTCACATTTCTGTCtccttatatttatttatcaatgtagggtaatagatgatatgataaaaaataataaaaataaacgcgTCCACAAATGGCAGGTTTGATATAAATGGCCAACTGTGTCAATCAACTAAACTCCACTCAGgaacagaggaaaaaaatgttggctGCCGTCCCTGTAATCACTACAGTAATCACTACAACGTCTCCAATCCCCCCCACAACagcacattttctgca
The nucleotide sequence above comes from Spea bombifrons isolate aSpeBom1 chromosome 10, aSpeBom1.2.pri, whole genome shotgun sequence. Encoded proteins:
- the LOC128467576 gene encoding acrosin-like; the encoded protein is MKLFLIAFIIWNIFTISPSAGYGVCGNRPLAKDFRGSRVVGGKDAEPGTWPWLVSIQDFSDKQYDHVCGGVLLNPLWVLTAAHCFKDVGNEYYSWRLVFGANRLSNIGGKTQIRTIKELIVHEKYNPKSQSNDIALLRLNKPIAFNEYIQPACLPAKQAILSKMDDCYVAGWGAVREGAEESPDVLQEAPVNLIPTEHCNRPTWYNGRVRGYNLCAGYEQGGIDSCQGDSGGPLMCKRQKAKFYMAVGVTSWGSGCARKQKPGVYTSTQFYLEWIVGKIFKDQKPASKPSEMKAMKKIWPKLAEKISKAGMKTP